The Nycticebus coucang isolate mNycCou1 chromosome 2, mNycCou1.pri, whole genome shotgun sequence genome includes a window with the following:
- the KLHL25 gene encoding kelch-like protein 25, protein MSVSVHENRKSRSSTGSMNVTLFHKASHPDCVLAHLNTLRKHRMFTDVTLWAGDRAFPCHRAVLAASSRYFEAMFSHGLRESRDDMVNFQDNLHPEVLELLLDFAYSSRIAINEENAESLLEAGDMLQFHDVRDAAAEFLEKNLIPSNCLGMMLLSDAHQCRRLYEFSWRMCLVHFEAVRQSEDFNSLSKDTLLDLVSSDELETEDERVVFGAILQWVKHDPQQRKAHLPELLRSVRLALLPSNWLQEAVSSEALLAADERTRLIVDEALHCKTRILQNDGVVPSPCARPRKAGHTLLILGGQTFMCDKIYQVDHKAKEIIPKADLPSPRKEFSASAIGCKVYVTGGRGSENGVSKDVWVYDTVHEEWSKAAPMLIARFGHGSAELENCLYVVGGHTSLAGVFPASPSVSLKQVEKYDPGANKWTMVAPLRDGVSNAAVVSAKLKLFVFGGTSIHRDMVSKVQCYDPSENRWTIKAECPQPWRYTAAAVLGSQIFIMGGDTEFTAASAYRFDCETNQWTRIGDMTAKRMSCHALASGNKLYVVGGYFGTQRCKTLDCYDPTSDTWNCITTVPYSLIPTAFVSTWKHLPA, encoded by the coding sequence ATGTCGGTCAGCGTCCACGAGAACCGCAAGTCGCGGAGCAGCACCGGCTCCATGAACGTCACGCTCTTCCACAAGGCCTCACACCCCGACTGCGTGCTGGCACACCTCAACACGCTGCGCAAGCACCGCATGTTCACCGACGTCACGCTCTGGGCGGGCGACCGCGCCTTCCCCTGCCACCGCGCGGTGCTGGCCGCCTCCAGCCGCTACTTCGAGGCCATGTTCAGCCATGGCCTGCGGGAGAGCCGGGACGACATGGTCAACTTCCAGGACAACCTGCACCCTGAGGTGCTGGAGCTGCTGCTGGACTTCGCCTATTCCTCGCGCATCGCCATCAACGAGGAGAACGCTGAGTCGCTCCTGGAAGCGGGCGACATGCTGCAGTTCCACGACGTGCGCGACGCTGCCGCCGAGTTCCTGGAGAAAAACCTCATCCCGTCCAACTGCCTGGGCATGATGCTGCTCTCGGACGCCCACCAGTGCCGCCGGCTCTACGAGTTCTCCTGGCGCATGTGCCTGGTGCACTTTGAGGCCGTGCGGCAGAGCGAGGACTTTAACAGCCTGTCCAAGGACACGCTGCTGGACCTCGTCTCGAGCGACGAGCTGGAGACGGAGGACGAGCGGGTGGTCTTCGGGGCCATCCTGCAGTGGGTGAAGCACGACCCCCAGCAGCGGAAGGCCCACCTGCCCGAGCTCCTGCGCAGCGTGCGCCTGGCGCTGCTGCCGTCCAACTGGCTGCAGGAGGCCGTCTCCAGCGAGGCCCTTTTGGCGGCAGATGAGCGCACCAGGCTTATCGTGGACGAGGCCCTCCACTGTAAGACCAGGATCCTGCAGAACGACGGggtggtccccagcccctgcgcCCGCCCGCGCAAGGCGGGCCACACGCTGCTCATCCTGGGCGGTCAGACCTTCATGTGCGACAAGATCTACCAGGTGGACCACAAGGCCAAAGAGATCATCCCCAAGGCGGACCTGCCCAGCCCTCGGAAGGAGTTCAGCGCCTCGGCCATCGGCTGCAAGGTCTACGTGACCGGGGGCAGGGGCTCCGAGAACGGGGTCTCCAAGGACGTGTGGGTGTACGACACGGTTCACGAGGAGTGGTCCAAGGCGGCACCCATGCTGATCGCCCGCTTTGGCCATGGCTCTGCCGAGCTGGAAAACTGCCTCTACGTGGTGGGGGGACACACCTCCCTGGCAGGCGTCTTCCCGGCCTCACCTTCTGTCTCCCTGAAGCAAGTGGAGAAGTACGACCCTGGGGCCAACAAGTGGACGATGGTGGCCCCGCTGAGGGACGGGGTCAGCAACGCAGCGGTGGTGAGTGCCAAGCTGAAGCTCTTTGTGTTCGGAGGGACCAGCATCCACCGAGACATGGTATCCAAAGTGCAGTGCTACGACCCCTCGGAGAACCGCTGGACCATCAAGGCTGAGTGTCCCCAGCCTTGGCGATACACAGCCGCTGCAGTCCTGGGCAGCCAGATCTTCATCATGGGAGGTGACACGGAATTCACAGCTGCGTCAGCCTACCGCTTTGACTGCGAAACCAACCAGTGGACACGGATTGGGGACATGACAGCCAAACGCATGTCCTGCCACGCCCTAGCTTCTGGCAACAAGCTCTATGTGGTGGGGGGCTACTTTGGGACCCAAAGGTGTAAGACCCTGGACTGCTATGACCCCACTTCGGACACGTGGAACTGCATCACcacagtgccctactcactcatCCCCACGGCCTTTGTCAGCACCTGGAAGCACCTGCCTGCATGA